From Pseudoalteromonas piratica:
ATCTTCCACAGCCTGAAGAAAGTACTTAGTGCACGTGGCCTAAACACGGCTGTTGGTGATGAAGGTGGTTTTGCACCTAACTTATCATCTAACGAAGAAGCGCTTGCTGTAATCGTTGAAGCGGTTGAAGCTGCTGGCTACAAGATGAATGAAGATGTAACACTTGCACTAGATTGTGCTTCATCTGAATTCTACACAGATGGTAAGTATGACCTGAAAGGTGAAGGTAAAGTATTCGATTCAGAAGGTTTTGCTGACTTCCTAGCGGATCTTTCTGCACGTTACCCAATTGTGTCAATTGAAGACGGCTTAGACGAAAGCGACTGGGCAGGTTGGAAAGTACTAACCGATAAGATCGGCGACAAAGTACAGCTAGTTGGTGACGATTTATTCGTAACCAATACTAAGATCTTAAAGCGTGGTATTGATGAAAAGATTGGTAACTCAATCTTAATCAAGTTCAACCAAATTGGCTCACTTACAGAAACACTTGAAGCAATTCAAATGGCGCATGACGCTGGCTTTACAGCGGTTATCTCGCACCGTTCAGGTGAAACTGAAGATGCAACAATTGCTGATTTAGCGGTAGGTACTGCGGCAGGTCAAATTAAGACTGGTTCACTGTGTCGTTCTGACCGTGTTGCTAAGTACAACCAACTTCTTCGCATCGAAGAGAAGCTAGCTGAAAAAGCGATTTACAATGGCCGTAGCGAAATTAAAGGTCAGTAATTGACACTTAATTTGTAGCTGAAAAAACCGCTGTTTTGCAGCGGTTTTTTGTTTTTCTGAACAAAGTAAACTGAAAATAATTGAAATAATAATTTAATATCAATAGCATAGTGTATTTTTAACATAAGGAGATGGAATTGTGGTTAAATCCTATATTGTCTTATTTTTATCGGTGTTTTTGATATCTTGTTCGACTGACAAAGATAAAAATCAAGCACCCGAAATTTTAGCTATTGATAATATTACACTTGTAGAAGGTGAGAGCAAACAGATCAGTGTTGATGCTAAGGATGCGGAAGGGGATATTCTAAGTTTTGACTGGCAAGTTCCTAATGGATTACTTATATCTGGGAGTGGGAAATCTGTAGAGTTGTTAGCTGAAGACGTCTTAGAAAATACAAACTATATTGTAAAACTAACAGTTTCAGATGGTAAGAGCTCAGTTGATACACAATTTGAAGTTTTTGTAACGGAGCGACCTTTTTCTTTTGTAGTACAATATAACGAAAAAATTAAAGCCGGTGAACCTTTGGAAATCACTCTCGTAGAACAAGGTGAAGAAATAATTTCTAGTTCGATCGCATTTGATACTTATTTAGAACCAATTATAAATCAAATCACCCCTACTTTTTATGAAGTACTCTTCCCTAAGGTCTATGAACAAGAGTTACTTAATTTTACGTTAGTTGCAAATAACGATAAAGGAGAAGAATTTTCAGTTGAGCAAAATATTGATGTTGATATTAACCTCCGTCCAAAGCCTGTTGTATACCCTCATGAAATCACACCAATAAAAGTTGATGATTCATACGAGTTTTACATTGATTGGCCGTTTACAGACGAAGATGAAATTGCTTCTTATGAGTTGCATACAGATGATGAGTCAGCCACAATTACTCAAATTGCTGGTAGCCAATTTAAAGTTAATATTGATTCATTAGAAACATTCGAGTTAGTAATGATAGCTACGGATAGATTTGGTCAATCTAATTCTTTATCAAAAGTGTTTAATTATAGCAATACATTAGTTGAGCAAATAGTGTTGAACCCTTGGCCTGAGTATTATTATTTACATGAGCAGGGAACTGTTTACCTTAAACTAGTAAATGCTCCAGATAATATAGGAATTGTAGAAACAAAATGGGAGCAAATATCTGGTGTTCCGTTTACTATTATTGAGAGTAAGAGTGAAGAGCTAACGATTATTCCGACGCAATATTCTGACGAGCCCGTAGTCGTTAAGGCGACGGTTACCCTATCAAACGGCAATAAACAGATAATTGAACAAGAACTAGATATTATTAAAGATACAGCGTTTTCTGTAGTTGTATTACCTTCTGATACTGTAGATGAAATACTAACTGACTTGGCGAAATCTACTATCTTTGATATTAATAATGATGGTATTGGTGATCAGATTGATATTGAAAACGGCCTCATACAGGTTGCATTGTCCCGAGAGGATGGCAGCATTGGTGAACTTAAAAATGCGGGAAAAATAAGTTACCATCAAGATTATACACGACAAAACAGAAAGTTTTTAGGAAGTTTATCTGAGCGTAGAGCGTTAGCTAGTTATACTCTCAAAGATGTAACAGATGTTGACGGTGATGGTATTGTAGATCTTGTATTGGATGACTCTTATCACACTAGTGAATATAGTTATGATGGTGTGACTTATTGGGTTAAGGGGCGAGCAGAGGGGAATGGTATTATACCTACATCCTTCTACGGAGATTATTTACTGCTGGATAGTTGGACTTATAGCCTAGAACATTTAATAGACATCAATGGTGACTCTATTAAGGATGCTATTTATTCAGGTTTGGTGGGTGGTCGCAATTATAACTCTACTCTGCCTGACAACACTCTTGAGGCCAATTACTTTAATAGGGCTGGCTTTTTCCCAGGTATGGGGGCGCGAACAAGTATAGTTGCTAAACTTTCTAATCGTAAGTCTACCGAATATTTATACTCTCCATTTTCAAATGACGACAAAGAGCATATATATATTTATGGGCAAAACGACACAACAAATAACTTTGAACTTTTAACTAGGTTAAAAGTAAAAGATGTTCTACCGTATGGGTTTCAGCTTACTAGTTATGATGTGGATAACGATGGGGAGTTAGAGCTAGTTTTTTACCGTGGCAATTATGTTCGAATGCTGAAGTTTTAGGACTAAGCTCGTAATGAGAAGTTAAACGTATATAAGCTGCATATATTGAAAGTCACTTCTCATTTATTTTAGGTTTACGGATAAGAAACCCTGTATCTGCAGGGTTTTATTGCATTTGATATTACTTTTTTGCACGAGATGTTTGGGAAAGGTGCAGTTAAGCATATTTTAAAACTCCTGTTACAGTTAACTAAACTGCTTGGCTAAAATTTGCCGTGTGAATTCTGTTTTAAGGTAGTAACCGCGTGGCAATGTCATAATTTCACAGCCATTTGGACCAATAGCTTGGGTAAGTGCTTTACTGTTTGCCGCTTTGGGGCGAAGCTGTAGAACTTGGCCAAAATGCCCATTCAATTGCTCAATATTACCAAGCGCAATCATTTCAGTGAGCTCCTCCCAATCTTTTTTTAATAATGCTTCCTCTTGTTGACTTGGCTGCCATAAAAAGCCACTTCCAATAATGCGATCAGTCGGTGCAAGATCGCGTTCTGATAGAATGGGTAACCATAAAACGTGAGAAAGCTTCTTTTTCACGACAGAGTTTTGCCAGGTCACACCATGAAGATTTGTTAAGGGGGTAATCGACACATAGGTTGTTTCTAAGGGTTTTCCGGTATAAGAAATAGGCAGTGTTTTAAGCTCAACACCTAGATGTGGAAAATCAGGTTCAGGTTTTGATGCCGCAGTTGCGCCTAGTACATACTCAATCAGTTGACCAATCCAACCTTTCTCTCTCAGTAGGTTGTCAGGTGTTTTAAATGCATATTGTGTTGCAATTTCGCCAAGTGTTAATCCTGCAATAGCATTAACTCGCATCATTAACTCTGGAATATCTCTCGGGGCGTTTGGCTTGTTCATAAAAATGCATTGTGAAGTAAAAGTTAAGTTTATCAAATATAGTCTGTTTGAATAACCTTAAAATTGAATGGCTTGTACAGAAAATGCACTGCTTTTTAATGGGAGTGTTTTTCAAGTGTTTTATTGTTTTAAGTTGCTGAAATATATTGGGTTTTTGTTTTTGTTATCTATGGAGGTAAAAGTATTATGATGTATTTATGCACTAAATACACAAATATGAACAGTGTTATCCACAGAAACTGTGGAGAACTACGTTAAATTATAGCTCTATTGTGGATTTGTTTGAGAAATGTGCGAATATTTATGATTTTATTCACAACTTGTGGGTAAGCTGAGTATATGCTGGTTTTTCATTTGCTGTTAACTAAGGATTATGGAACAATCGAGCTATATTAAGAATTAAAAGAGGCACATGCGGGTGATAGATGCCGAAGGGTTCCGTGCCAACGTTGGAATAGTTATTTGTAACAACCAAGGACAGGTTTTTTGGGCAAGACGCTATGGTCAGCATTCTTGGCAATTTCCACAAGGTGGTGTTGATCAAGGTGAAACGGCCGAACAAACCATGTACCGTGAATTAAATGAAGAAGTCGGTTTGAAGCCTGAAGATGTTGAAATTATAGCAAGCTCCAAACATTGGTTACGTTATAAGCTGCCGAAACGTTTAATTCGTCGAGATTCTAGTCCGGTTTGCATCGGTCAGAAACAGAAGTGGTTTTTACTCAAACTGCGTTGTCCAGATGAGGATGTGGATTTATCAAAAACAAATCATCCTGAGTTTGATGATTGGCGATGGGTAAGTTATTGGTACCCTGTACGGCAAGTTGTTTCATTTAAACGGGATGTATACCGCCGAGTGATGAAAGAATTTGCTCCTCACGCAATGCCATTTCACAAAAAAGATTCACAATGGCGGCATAGGCGCTAATTAATGAGGTCATTGTGCTTACAGCATTGAGAGAAATTGCACAGAAAGTGTCGCAACAAACTAGTTTAAAAGCGGCATTAGAGTGTTTTGTTTTAAGTGTTAAAAGCACAATGAAAACAGATTGTTGCTCCGTTTATTTCGCTGATTATGCACAAGATTCGTTTGTTTTAATGGCTACTGAAGGGTTAAACCCTGATGCGGTTGGTAATTTCAGAATTGGATTTACCGAGGGCCTTGTCGGTCTTGTTGCACAACGTGAAGAAGCCATTAACCTAGCGTTTGCCAAATCTCACCCTCGCTTTAAACTTGCTCCAGAAGTTGATGAAGAAATTTTTAATGCATTTTTAGCAGTGCCAATTGTTCATCAAGGTAAAATATTAGGCGTTATTGTTGTTCAGCAAATAGCGGCACGTGTGTTTAACCAAGATGAAGAATCGTTTTTAGTTACTTTGTCAGCACAACTTGCGGCTCAGCTAGCCAATGCAGAAATTCAGCATCTGCTAGAGTTTGATCAATCAGAACAAAAAACAACCTGCTTAAAGGGCTTAAGCTCAGCGCCGGGTATTGCCCTTGGCAAAGCTTATGTCGTCGCGCCCAGTATAGACTTTAGCCAGTTAGAATTAATGAAATCCGATGCCCCTGCAGAGCAAATCAGGCTATTTCACCATGCAGTGATTACCACTCGCAAGGAGTTTCGGCGTATGGCCGCACAGCTTGATTCAGATCTCGGGCAAGAAACCTTGGCTGTTTTTACTGTCTATGAGCAGTTACTTGAAGCAAAAAGCCTTGGAGATCAAGTGGAGGATAAGATCAACCAAGGTTGGTGTGCGAAAAGCGCTTTAAAACTCGTAATTGAAGGCCTTGTTGCGCAATTTATGTCAATGCAAGATACCTACATACGCGAACGGGCCATTGATATTCAAGATATTGGCTTACGTGTATTACACCATTTACTAAACAGTGAAATAAAAAAGCACAGCTTTGATTCTCCAATTATTTTAGTCGCAGACATGATTACACCAAC
This genomic window contains:
- the eno gene encoding phosphopyruvate hydratase; its protein translation is MSEIVKVIGREVMDSRGNPTVEAEVHLANGIWGRACAPSGASTGTREALELRDGDKSRYLGKGVLNAVNFINGPIADALIGKNSHQQKDIDGIMIDLDGTENKEKLGANAILAVSLANAKAAAQDKGQELFEHIAELNGTPGKFSMPVPMMNIINGGEHADNNVDIQEFMVQPVGAPNFKEALRMGAEIFHSLKKVLSARGLNTAVGDEGGFAPNLSSNEEALAVIVEAVEAAGYKMNEDVTLALDCASSEFYTDGKYDLKGEGKVFDSEGFADFLADLSARYPIVSIEDGLDESDWAGWKVLTDKIGDKVQLVGDDLFVTNTKILKRGIDEKIGNSILIKFNQIGSLTETLEAIQMAHDAGFTAVISHRSGETEDATIADLAVGTAAGQIKTGSLCRSDRVAKYNQLLRIEEKLAEKAIYNGRSEIKGQ
- the rppH gene encoding RNA pyrophosphohydrolase, encoding MIDAEGFRANVGIVICNNQGQVFWARRYGQHSWQFPQGGVDQGETAEQTMYRELNEEVGLKPEDVEIIASSKHWLRYKLPKRLIRRDSSPVCIGQKQKWFLLKLRCPDEDVDLSKTNHPEFDDWRWVSYWYPVRQVVSFKRDVYRRVMKEFAPHAMPFHKKDSQWRHRR
- the mutH gene encoding DNA mismatch repair endonuclease MutH; amino-acid sequence: MNKPNAPRDIPELMMRVNAIAGLTLGEIATQYAFKTPDNLLREKGWIGQLIEYVLGATAASKPEPDFPHLGVELKTLPISYTGKPLETTYVSITPLTNLHGVTWQNSVVKKKLSHVLWLPILSERDLAPTDRIIGSGFLWQPSQQEEALLKKDWEELTEMIALGNIEQLNGHFGQVLQLRPKAANSKALTQAIGPNGCEIMTLPRGYYLKTEFTRQILAKQFS